A stretch of Allostreptomyces psammosilenae DNA encodes these proteins:
- a CDS encoding UDP-N-acetylmuramoyl-L-alanyl-D-glutamate--2,6-diaminopimelate ligase yields MPRPAVVRPKRVEDLAAHLGVHVRGVAEQPVTGITHDSRAVRPGDLYAALPGARAHGADFAAQAAAAGAVAVLTDPAGAATAGATGLPLLVVDSPRAVMGDLAALVHDRPGDALTLVGVTGTNGKTTSAYLLEGGLRAAGRATGLIGTVETRLGEEVVKSSHTTPEATDLQALFATMRERGIDAVAMEVSSHALVMGRVDGAVFDVAVFTNLSQDHLDFHAGMEDYFRAKAELFTPRRARRGVVNIDDAYGRRLVARATGAGLPVTTFSAAGDPAADWRATEVRTGPLGSTFVVLGPDGARAEGAVRLPGAFNVANALGAVVALVAAGVPLERAAAGVAATPGVPGRMERILAGQDWLAVVDFAHTPDAISSLLQALRPVTAGRLISVVGAGGDRDPAKRPHMGAAAVGGSDVTILTSDNPRSEDPLAILAALREGAEKALVGRAGGEAGPTVAELPAPGPDAPPDPPSAGALPAGAPLAEELPAEARSAPVLVQPDRAAAIATAVALAGPGDTVAVLGKGHERGQEIAGTIHPFDDREVLREAIARHRARLQAAAPQEPGQRPAPHHEESAQ; encoded by the coding sequence ATGCCCCGCCCGGCGGTGGTCCGCCCCAAACGGGTCGAGGACCTCGCGGCCCACCTCGGCGTCCACGTGCGGGGGGTGGCCGAGCAGCCGGTCACCGGCATCACCCACGACTCCCGGGCGGTCCGCCCCGGCGACCTGTACGCCGCGCTGCCCGGCGCCCGGGCGCACGGCGCGGACTTCGCGGCCCAGGCCGCCGCCGCCGGCGCCGTCGCGGTGCTCACCGACCCGGCGGGGGCCGCCACGGCCGGGGCCACCGGCCTGCCGCTGCTCGTGGTGGACAGCCCCCGGGCCGTGATGGGCGACCTCGCCGCCCTCGTCCACGACCGCCCCGGCGACGCGCTCACCCTCGTCGGGGTCACCGGGACCAACGGCAAGACCACCAGCGCCTACCTGCTGGAGGGCGGCCTGCGCGCCGCCGGCCGCGCCACCGGCCTGATCGGCACCGTGGAGACCCGCCTCGGCGAGGAGGTCGTCAAGAGCTCCCACACCACCCCCGAGGCGACCGACCTCCAGGCGCTCTTCGCCACCATGCGCGAGCGCGGCATCGACGCCGTCGCCATGGAGGTCTCCAGCCACGCCCTGGTGATGGGCCGGGTGGACGGCGCGGTCTTCGACGTCGCCGTCTTCACCAACCTCAGCCAGGACCACCTCGACTTCCACGCCGGCATGGAGGACTACTTCCGGGCCAAGGCGGAGCTGTTCACCCCGCGCCGCGCCCGCCGGGGCGTCGTCAACATCGACGACGCCTACGGCCGCCGCCTCGTCGCCCGCGCCACCGGGGCCGGCCTGCCGGTCACCACGTTCTCCGCCGCCGGTGACCCGGCCGCCGACTGGCGGGCCACCGAGGTGCGCACCGGCCCGCTCGGCTCGACCTTCGTGGTCCTCGGCCCGGACGGCGCCCGCGCCGAGGGCGCCGTCCGGCTGCCCGGCGCGTTCAACGTGGCCAACGCCCTCGGCGCCGTGGTCGCGCTGGTCGCCGCCGGCGTCCCGCTGGAGCGGGCCGCCGCCGGCGTCGCCGCCACGCCGGGCGTGCCCGGCCGCATGGAGCGGATCTTGGCCGGCCAGGACTGGCTGGCCGTCGTCGACTTCGCGCACACCCCCGACGCGATCTCCTCCCTGCTCCAGGCGCTGCGCCCGGTCACCGCCGGCCGGCTGATCTCGGTCGTCGGCGCCGGCGGCGACCGCGACCCGGCCAAGCGCCCGCACATGGGCGCCGCCGCCGTGGGCGGCAGCGACGTGACCATCCTGACCAGCGACAACCCCCGCTCCGAGGATCCGCTGGCGATCCTCGCGGCGCTCCGCGAGGGCGCCGAGAAGGCGCTCGTCGGGCGCGCCGGCGGCGAGGCCGGCCCGACGGTCGCCGAGCTGCCCGCACCGGGCCCGGACGCCCCACCGGACCCGCCGTCTGCCGGCGCCCTGCCGGCCGGCGCCCCGCTGGCCGAGGAACTGCCGGCCGAGGCCCGCTCGGCGCCCGTCCTGGTCCAGCCGGACCGGGCCGCCGCCATCGCCACCGCCGTGGCGCTGGCCGGCCCCGGGGACACCGTCGCGGTGCTCGGCAAGGGGCACGAGCGCGGCCAGGAGATCGCCGGAACCATCCATCCCTTCGACGACCGGGAGGTGCTGCGCGAGGCCATCGCACGGCACCGTGCCCGGCTGCAGGCCGCCGCCCCGCAGGAGCCGGGGCAGCGGCCCGCGCCGCACCACGAGGAGAGCGCGCAGTGA
- a CDS encoding cell division protein FtsQ/DivIB encodes MSEPRSPSWLGYWVRRLLPASAAARWALLAAGVALAGGAVWLVAFSPVLDARRVQVVGTELLTEEQVREAARVPLGGPLARVDTAAAERAVAELSRVDSVRVSRVWPHTVRVEVVEHRTVALLDEDGRLREVDEHGVVFEEAAGPLPGVPVVRVAPDGGPSGAAFPRAELLAGAAEVALAVPEELRERTEVVRMDSWDDVRLELTDGSVVVWGSPEDSARKAEVLTDMLAHPAAVYDVSVPEQPALGGLE; translated from the coding sequence GTGAGCGAGCCTCGGTCGCCGTCCTGGCTGGGCTACTGGGTCCGGCGGCTGCTGCCGGCCTCCGCGGCGGCCCGCTGGGCGCTGCTCGCCGCCGGTGTGGCCCTCGCCGGCGGCGCGGTGTGGCTGGTCGCCTTCTCCCCGGTGCTGGACGCCCGCCGGGTGCAGGTGGTGGGCACCGAGCTGCTGACCGAGGAGCAGGTGCGCGAGGCGGCCCGGGTGCCGCTGGGCGGGCCGCTGGCCCGGGTGGACACCGCCGCCGCGGAGCGGGCGGTGGCGGAGCTGAGCCGGGTGGACTCCGTCCGGGTGAGCCGGGTGTGGCCGCACACGGTCCGGGTCGAGGTGGTGGAGCACCGCACGGTGGCCCTGCTGGACGAGGACGGCCGGCTGCGCGAGGTGGACGAGCACGGGGTGGTCTTCGAGGAGGCCGCCGGGCCGCTGCCGGGCGTCCCGGTGGTGCGGGTGGCGCCGGACGGCGGGCCGTCCGGCGCGGCCTTCCCGCGCGCCGAGCTGCTGGCCGGGGCGGCCGAGGTGGCCCTCGCGGTGCCCGAGGAGCTGCGGGAGCGCACCGAGGTGGTGCGGATGGACTCCTGGGACGACGTCCGGCTGGAGTTGACGGACGGTTCGGTGGTCGTCTGGGGCTCCCCGGAGGACTCCGCGCGCAAGGCGGAGGTGCTGACGGACATGCTCGCGCACCCGGCCGCGGTCTATGACGTGTCGGTACCGGAGCAGCCGGCCCTCGGTGGCCTGGAATAG
- the murG gene encoding undecaprenyldiphospho-muramoylpentapeptide beta-N-acetylglucosaminyltransferase, whose amino-acid sequence MHVVLAGGGTAGHIEPALALADALRRRDPYTGVTALGTSRGLETRLVPERGYELALIPAVPLPRRPTPELITVPSRLRGTVREAQNVLERTGADVVVGFGGYVALPAYLAARRAGVPIVVHEANARPGLANRIGSRFTDFVAVSTPDSKLHGARYVGIPLRRSIATLDREATRAEARRYFDLDPARPTLLVTGGSQGARRLNETVQAVAQRLQSAGVQILHAVGPKNELPQVQDAQGRAPYRPVPYLDRMDLAYAAADLMLCRSGAMTVAELAAVGLPAAFVPLPIGNGEQRLNAQPVVKAGGGLLVDDAELTPEWVLSELLPVLVDASALQRMSRAAAEFGRRDADELLVAMVDEAIAAARRP is encoded by the coding sequence GTGCATGTCGTGCTCGCCGGCGGTGGGACCGCCGGCCACATCGAACCAGCGCTGGCCCTCGCGGACGCGCTGCGCCGCCGGGACCCGTACACGGGCGTCACCGCCCTGGGCACCAGCCGGGGGCTGGAGACCCGGCTGGTCCCCGAGCGCGGTTACGAACTCGCGCTGATCCCCGCCGTTCCGCTGCCGCGCCGCCCCACCCCCGAGCTGATCACGGTGCCGAGCCGGCTGCGCGGCACCGTGCGGGAGGCCCAGAACGTCCTGGAGCGCACCGGGGCGGACGTGGTGGTCGGCTTCGGCGGGTACGTCGCGCTGCCCGCCTACCTCGCGGCCCGGCGGGCCGGGGTGCCGATCGTGGTGCACGAGGCCAACGCCCGGCCGGGCCTGGCCAACCGGATCGGCTCCCGGTTCACCGACTTCGTCGCCGTCTCCACGCCGGACAGCAAGCTGCACGGCGCCCGCTACGTCGGCATCCCGCTGCGCCGCTCGATCGCCACCCTGGACCGCGAGGCGACGCGCGCGGAGGCCCGCCGCTACTTCGACCTGGATCCGGCCAGGCCGACGCTGCTGGTCACCGGTGGCTCGCAGGGGGCCCGCCGGCTGAACGAGACGGTGCAGGCGGTGGCCCAGCGGCTGCAGTCGGCCGGGGTGCAGATCCTGCACGCGGTGGGCCCGAAGAACGAGCTGCCGCAGGTGCAGGACGCCCAGGGGCGGGCGCCGTACCGCCCGGTGCCCTACCTGGACCGGATGGACCTGGCCTACGCCGCCGCCGACCTGATGCTCTGCCGGTCCGGCGCGATGACCGTCGCGGAGCTGGCCGCGGTGGGGCTGCCGGCCGCCTTCGTGCCGCTGCCGATCGGCAACGGCGAGCAGCGGCTGAACGCCCAGCCGGTGGTGAAGGCCGGCGGCGGCCTGCTGGTGGACGACGCCGAGCTGACCCCGGAGTGGGTGCTCTCCGAGCTGCTGCCGGTGCTGGTGGACGCCTCGGCGCTGCAGCGGATGAGCCGGGCCGCGGCGGAGTTCGGCCGCCGCGACGCCGACGAGCTGCTGGTCGCCATGGTGGACGAGGCCATCGCCGCCGCGCGGCGGCCCTGA
- the ftsZ gene encoding cell division protein FtsZ — translation MAAPQNYLAVIKVVGIGGGGVNAINRMIEVGLKGVEFIAINTDAQALLMSDADVKLDVGREFTRGLGAGANPEVGRKAAEDHREEIEEVLKGADMVFVTAGEGGGTGTGGAPVVANIARSLGALTIGVVTRPFTFEGRRRATQAEDGIAALRQEVDTLIVIPNDRLLSISDRQVSVLDAFKSADQVLLSGVQGITDLITTPGLINLDFADVKSVMSDAGSALMGIGHARDEDRAVAAAEMAISSPLLEASIDGARGVLLSISGGSDLGLFEINEAAQLVSEAAHPEANIIFGAVIDDALGDEVRITVIAAGFDNGQPTPTNRSVLATQAAERAERERGARGSLGPAAGGLVEQRPPASSRLGELPASRAESGRPAGDALPGAGAEGPAEGATPVVPQPVREEPHRPEPEIELDVPDFLR, via the coding sequence GTGGCAGCACCGCAGAACTACCTCGCAGTCATCAAGGTCGTCGGCATCGGCGGCGGTGGCGTCAACGCCATCAACCGGATGATCGAGGTCGGGCTCAAGGGCGTCGAGTTCATCGCGATCAACACCGACGCGCAGGCCCTGTTGATGAGCGACGCCGACGTCAAACTGGACGTCGGCCGCGAGTTCACCCGGGGCCTCGGCGCCGGAGCCAACCCGGAGGTGGGCCGCAAGGCCGCCGAGGACCACCGCGAGGAGATCGAGGAGGTCCTCAAGGGGGCCGACATGGTCTTCGTCACCGCCGGTGAGGGCGGCGGGACGGGCACCGGCGGCGCCCCCGTGGTGGCGAACATCGCCCGCTCGCTGGGTGCGCTCACCATCGGTGTGGTCACCCGCCCGTTCACCTTCGAGGGCCGCCGCCGGGCGACCCAGGCCGAGGACGGCATCGCCGCCCTGCGCCAGGAGGTCGACACCCTCATCGTGATCCCCAACGACCGGCTGCTGTCCATCTCGGACCGTCAGGTCAGCGTCCTGGACGCCTTCAAGTCGGCCGACCAGGTGCTGCTCTCCGGTGTGCAGGGCATCACCGACCTGATCACCACCCCCGGTCTGATCAACCTCGACTTCGCCGACGTCAAGTCGGTGATGTCGGACGCCGGTTCGGCGCTGATGGGGATCGGGCACGCCCGCGACGAGGACCGCGCGGTCGCCGCGGCCGAGATGGCCATCTCCTCCCCCCTGCTGGAGGCGTCCATCGACGGCGCCCGCGGCGTGCTGCTGTCCATCTCCGGCGGCTCCGACCTCGGCCTGTTCGAGATCAACGAGGCCGCCCAGCTGGTGAGCGAGGCCGCGCACCCGGAGGCCAACATCATCTTCGGCGCCGTCATCGACGACGCCCTCGGCGACGAGGTGCGGATCACCGTGATCGCCGCCGGCTTCGACAACGGCCAGCCGACCCCCACCAACCGCTCCGTGCTGGCCACCCAGGCGGCCGAGCGCGCCGAGCGGGAGCGCGGTGCCCGCGGCTCCCTCGGCCCGGCCGCCGGCGGCCTGGTGGAGCAGCGTCCGCCGGCCTCCTCGCGGCTCGGCGAGCTGCCGGCGTCCCGGGCGGAGAGCGGCCGGCCCGCCGGCGACGCCCTCCCCGGCGCCGGAGCGGAGGGCCCGGCGGAGGGCGCCACCCCGGTGGTGCCGCAGCCGGTGCGCGAGGAGCCGCACCGCCCCGAGCCGGAGATCGAGCTCGACGTCCCGGACTTCCTGCGCTGA
- the ftsW gene encoding putative lipid II flippase FtsW, with product MARAEAPTPPGRPPRTGSAGAAPAAGAARPARPARAAAGESDRAPAWYRRGRRALRRTRRTLGRPLTPYYLILGATALLLVLGLVMVFSASQIEAYDNGLPLQYYFTRQLFGVGLGLALLLVALRLPVTAHRAIAYPLLLVALGLLALVFVPGIGLTVNGQRNWIQFGGPFQFQPSEFAKLALVVWGADLLARKERLGTLAQWRHLFVPLLPVGMVLMVPVMLGGDMGTTMIMVAILFALLWLSGAPMRLFAVVLTAAGLLGWYFFNAESHRVDRLACVGNPSDADGCQQAVHGMYALATGGISGSGLGASVEKWGQLPEPHTDFILAVIGEELGLAGTLSVLVLYTAIGYAGLRVALGTRDPFVRYTCGAVVIWIMSQATVNIGSVLALLPIVGVPLPLVSYGGSAMLPTMFALGLLLACARGEPAARRALAARGPGLLGKTVARLRPRKRKR from the coding sequence ATGGCCAGGGCTGAGGCACCGACGCCGCCCGGGCGGCCCCCGCGGACGGGATCCGCGGGGGCCGCCCCCGCCGCCGGCGCGGCCCGCCCGGCGCGGCCCGCCCGCGCCGCCGCCGGCGAGAGCGACCGCGCGCCCGCCTGGTACCGCCGCGGCCGGCGCGCGCTGCGCCGCACCCGCCGCACCCTCGGCCGCCCGCTCACCCCCTACTACCTGATCCTCGGCGCCACCGCGCTGCTGCTCGTGCTCGGCCTGGTGATGGTCTTCTCCGCCTCCCAGATCGAGGCCTACGACAACGGCCTGCCGCTGCAGTACTACTTCACCCGCCAGCTCTTCGGCGTGGGACTCGGCCTGGCGCTGCTGCTGGTCGCCCTCCGGCTGCCGGTGACCGCGCACCGGGCCATCGCCTACCCGCTGCTGCTGGTCGCCCTCGGGCTGCTCGCCCTGGTGTTCGTCCCGGGCATCGGGCTGACCGTCAACGGACAGCGCAACTGGATCCAGTTCGGCGGCCCCTTCCAGTTCCAGCCGTCCGAGTTCGCCAAGCTGGCCCTGGTCGTCTGGGGCGCGGACCTGCTGGCCCGCAAGGAACGGCTGGGCACCCTGGCCCAGTGGCGGCACCTGTTCGTGCCGCTGCTGCCGGTCGGCATGGTGCTGATGGTCCCGGTCATGCTCGGCGGCGACATGGGCACCACCATGATCATGGTGGCGATCCTGTTCGCCCTGCTCTGGCTCTCCGGCGCCCCGATGCGGCTGTTCGCCGTCGTCCTCACCGCCGCCGGCCTGCTCGGCTGGTACTTCTTCAACGCCGAGTCGCACCGGGTCGACCGGCTCGCCTGCGTGGGCAACCCCAGCGACGCCGACGGCTGCCAGCAGGCCGTGCACGGCATGTACGCCCTGGCCACCGGCGGCATCTCGGGCAGCGGCCTGGGCGCCAGCGTGGAGAAGTGGGGGCAGCTGCCCGAACCGCACACCGACTTCATCCTCGCCGTCATCGGCGAGGAACTGGGCCTGGCCGGTACCCTGTCCGTCCTCGTCCTGTACACGGCGATCGGGTACGCCGGCCTCCGCGTGGCCCTGGGCACCCGGGATCCCTTCGTGCGCTACACCTGTGGCGCGGTGGTGATCTGGATCATGAGCCAGGCCACCGTGAACATCGGCTCGGTGCTCGCCCTGCTGCCGATCGTCGGGGTGCCCCTGCCCCTGGTCTCGTACGGCGGCTCCGCGATGCTGCCTACCATGTTCGCCCTGGGGCTGCTGCTGGCCTGCGCGCGCGGCGAACCCGCGGCGCGCCGGGCGCTGGCCGCGCGGGGCCCCGGCCTGCTGGGAAAGACTGTCGCGCGGCTTCGGCCGCGGAAGCGGAAACGGTGA
- the murD gene encoding UDP-N-acetylmuramoyl-L-alanine--D-glutamate ligase, with amino-acid sequence MSAAVPGWLAAADRTSPWQQLHATVAGLGVSGAVAARVLLRLGATVTVLDGGTGPALDARAEQLRAAGARVLTGPDADTASGRLPEGTGLVVTSPGWRPDAPLLKAATAAGVPVWGDVELAWRLRPAEGAAPWLCVTGTNGKTTTVQMLAAILGAAGLRAAAVGNVGTPVLDAVFPEDPDAEPYDVLAVELSSYQLHWSSSIRAEASAVLNLAPDHIDWHGSMEAYAADKGRIHHGAKVACVYNSADAATRRLVEEADVEEGCRAVGFTLGAPGVGELGVVDGLLIDRAFIKERWTSAAELASVEDIDPPAPHNVANALAAAALARAHGVPAAAVRDGLRAFRPDAHRIAHVATTGDGVAWVDDSKATNTHATAASLAAYPSVVWIAGGLAKGAEFDDLVAGAAGRLRGVVLIGRDRDRIRAALRRHAPEVPVVEVARTDTGAMEEVVEEAGRMARSGDTVLLAPACASMDMFANYGERGDAFAAAVHARHGQG; translated from the coding sequence ATGAGCGCGGCCGTCCCGGGCTGGCTGGCCGCCGCCGACCGCACCAGCCCCTGGCAGCAGCTGCACGCCACCGTGGCCGGCCTCGGGGTCTCCGGGGCGGTCGCCGCCCGCGTGCTGCTCCGCCTCGGCGCCACGGTCACCGTGCTGGACGGCGGCACCGGACCCGCCCTCGACGCCCGCGCCGAGCAGCTCCGCGCGGCGGGAGCCCGGGTCCTGACCGGACCGGACGCCGACACCGCCTCCGGCCGGCTGCCCGAGGGAACCGGCCTGGTGGTCACCTCCCCCGGCTGGCGCCCGGACGCTCCGCTGCTCAAGGCCGCCACCGCCGCCGGCGTCCCGGTCTGGGGCGACGTCGAACTCGCCTGGCGGCTCCGCCCGGCCGAGGGCGCCGCCCCCTGGCTGTGCGTCACCGGCACCAACGGCAAGACCACCACCGTGCAGATGCTCGCCGCCATCCTCGGCGCCGCCGGGCTGCGCGCCGCCGCGGTCGGCAACGTCGGCACCCCCGTGCTGGACGCCGTCTTCCCGGAGGACCCCGACGCCGAGCCGTACGACGTGCTCGCCGTCGAGCTGTCCAGCTACCAGCTGCACTGGTCCTCCTCGATCCGCGCCGAGGCGTCCGCCGTGCTGAACCTGGCGCCGGACCACATCGACTGGCACGGCTCCATGGAGGCGTACGCCGCCGACAAGGGCCGGATCCACCACGGCGCGAAGGTCGCCTGCGTCTACAACAGCGCGGATGCGGCCACCCGGCGCCTGGTCGAGGAGGCCGACGTGGAGGAGGGCTGCCGCGCCGTCGGCTTCACCCTCGGCGCGCCCGGCGTCGGCGAGCTCGGCGTGGTCGACGGCCTGCTGATCGACCGCGCGTTCATCAAGGAGCGCTGGACCTCCGCCGCCGAGCTGGCCTCCGTCGAGGACATCGACCCGCCGGCCCCGCACAACGTGGCCAACGCCCTGGCCGCCGCGGCCCTGGCCCGCGCCCACGGCGTGCCCGCCGCGGCGGTCCGCGACGGCCTGCGCGCCTTCCGGCCGGACGCCCACCGCATCGCGCACGTCGCCACCACCGGCGACGGCGTCGCCTGGGTGGACGACTCCAAGGCCACCAACACCCACGCCACCGCCGCCTCCCTGGCCGCCTACCCCTCGGTGGTCTGGATCGCCGGCGGCCTCGCCAAGGGCGCCGAGTTCGACGACCTGGTGGCCGGTGCCGCCGGCCGGCTGCGCGGCGTCGTGCTGATCGGCCGGGACCGCGACCGGATCCGCGCCGCCCTGCGGCGACACGCCCCCGAGGTCCCGGTCGTCGAGGTGGCCCGGACCGACACTGGGGCCATGGAAGAGGTCGTCGAGGAAGCCGGCCGGATGGCCCGGTCGGGTGACACCGTCCTGCTGGCCCCGGCCTGCGCCTCCATGGACATGTTCGCCAACTACGGCGAGCGCGGGGACGCCTTCGCCGCCGCCGTGCACGCCCGCCATGGCCAGGGCTGA
- a CDS encoding UDP-N-acetylmuramoyl-tripeptide--D-alanyl-D-alanine ligase: MIPLTVDEIARAVGGTLHDVPDPTARVTGPVVHDSRQVAPGGLFAAVVGERVDGHDYAAAAVAAGAVAVLASRPVAGEGGAGVPAVLVDDVVAALGRLARAVTDRLTDTTVIGLTGSSGKTSTKDLIGQMLGRLGPTVATPGSLNNEIGLPLTALTAEPSTRHLVLEMGARGIGHIAYLTGLTPPRIGVVLNVGTAHIGEFGGREAIAQAKGELVEALPPGDAAPGRGGVAVLNADDPLVRAMASRTRARVVLFGESADAEVRAENVRLDPAGRPRFTLRTPEGSADVGLRLYGEHHVSNALAAAAVARECGMTPDDTAAALGEAGALSRWRMEVVERADGVTVINDAYNANPDSMRAALRTLATMAGGSRTTWAVLGAMRELGEASLAEHDAVGRLAVRLNVTHLVAVGGQEAAWLDMGARNEGSWGEESVLVSDAQAAVDLLRNAVRPGDVVLVKASRSEGLEKVADALLADVPPATATAAHGELADSAGDGATTR; this comes from the coding sequence GTGATCCCCCTCACCGTCGACGAGATCGCCCGGGCCGTCGGCGGAACCCTCCACGACGTCCCCGACCCGACGGCCCGGGTCACCGGACCCGTCGTGCACGACTCCCGCCAGGTCGCGCCCGGCGGCCTGTTCGCCGCCGTCGTCGGCGAGCGGGTGGACGGCCACGACTACGCCGCCGCGGCCGTCGCGGCCGGCGCCGTCGCCGTGCTCGCCTCCCGCCCCGTGGCCGGCGAGGGCGGCGCCGGGGTGCCGGCCGTGCTCGTCGACGACGTGGTGGCCGCCCTCGGCCGGCTCGCCCGCGCCGTCACCGACCGGCTCACCGACACCACCGTCATCGGCCTGACCGGCTCCTCGGGCAAGACCAGCACCAAGGACCTGATCGGCCAGATGCTCGGCCGGCTCGGCCCCACCGTGGCCACGCCGGGCTCCCTCAACAACGAGATCGGGCTGCCGCTCACCGCGCTGACCGCCGAGCCCAGCACCCGCCACCTGGTGCTGGAGATGGGCGCGCGTGGCATTGGCCACATCGCCTACCTCACCGGCCTCACCCCGCCGCGCATCGGCGTGGTGCTCAACGTCGGCACCGCGCACATCGGCGAGTTCGGCGGCCGGGAGGCCATCGCCCAGGCCAAGGGCGAACTGGTCGAGGCGCTGCCCCCGGGCGACGCCGCCCCCGGTCGCGGCGGCGTCGCCGTGCTCAACGCCGACGACCCCCTGGTGCGGGCCATGGCGAGCCGCACCCGGGCCCGCGTCGTCCTGTTCGGCGAGTCCGCCGACGCCGAGGTGCGCGCCGAGAACGTCCGGCTCGACCCCGCCGGACGCCCCCGGTTCACCCTGCGCACACCTGAGGGTTCGGCAGATGTGGGCTTGCGGCTGTACGGTGAGCACCACGTGTCGAACGCGCTTGCTGCGGCCGCAGTGGCCCGCGAGTGCGGAATGACCCCCGATGACACCGCCGCCGCTCTCGGCGAAGCGGGTGCGCTCTCCCGTTGGCGCATGGAAGTCGTCGAACGCGCCGACGGCGTCACCGTGATCAACGACGCCTACAACGCGAATCCCGACTCCATGCGGGCCGCGCTGCGCACCCTGGCCACCATGGCCGGCGGCAGCCGGACCACGTGGGCGGTCCTCGGGGCGATGCGGGAACTCGGCGAGGCGTCCCTCGCCGAACACGACGCTGTCGGGCGGCTCGCCGTGCGGCTGAACGTCACCCATCTGGTGGCGGTCGGCGGCCAGGAGGCGGCCTGGCTCGACATGGGTGCCAGGAACGAGGGTTCGTGGGGTGAGGAGTCGGTGCTCGTGTCCGACGCGCAGGCAGCCGTCGACCTGTTGCGCAACGCGGTACGGCCGGGAGACGTGGTGCTGGTGAAGGCGTCACGCTCCGAAGGGCTGGAGAAGGTCGCCGACGCGCTGCTGGCGGACGTCCCGCCGGCCACCGCCACGGCGGCGCACGGTGAGCTCGCGGATTCGGCCGGGGACGGTGCGACGACCCGATGA
- the mraY gene encoding phospho-N-acetylmuramoyl-pentapeptide-transferase has protein sequence MRQILFAGAIGLFLSLIGTPLFIRLLVRRGYGQLIRDDGPTSHHSKRGTPTMGGAVFIVATLAAYFVTKLIAGTTPTVSGLLALFLMTGLGVVGFLDDYIKISKQRSLGLRAGPKMIGQTLVAVVFGVLALNFPDERGITPASTRLSFVQDFGWELPAVLIVIWICLLIAGTSNAVNLTDGLDGLATGATVLTAGAFTFIGVWQYSQSCANVVTAGPDCYEVRDPLDLAIIAAALMGACAGFLWWNTSPAKIFMGDTGSLALGGALVALAILTRTELLLVVTGFLFVLITLSVIIQVASFRTTGRRVFKMAPLQHHFELMGWSEVLVVVRFWIIQGIGVAVGLGIFYAGWAAR, from the coding sequence ATGCGGCAGATCCTCTTCGCGGGGGCCATCGGACTGTTCCTCTCGCTGATCGGCACCCCGCTGTTCATCCGCCTGCTGGTGCGGCGGGGCTACGGCCAGCTGATCCGTGACGACGGCCCGACCTCCCACCACAGCAAGCGCGGCACCCCCACCATGGGCGGCGCCGTGTTCATCGTCGCCACCCTGGCGGCCTACTTCGTCACCAAGCTGATCGCCGGCACCACCCCGACCGTCTCCGGGCTGCTGGCGCTGTTCCTGATGACCGGCCTCGGCGTGGTCGGCTTCCTGGACGACTACATCAAGATCTCCAAGCAGCGCAGCCTCGGCCTGCGCGCCGGGCCCAAGATGATCGGCCAGACCCTGGTCGCCGTCGTCTTCGGCGTCCTGGCGCTGAACTTCCCCGACGAACGCGGCATCACCCCGGCCTCCACCCGGCTGTCCTTCGTCCAGGACTTCGGCTGGGAGCTGCCCGCCGTGCTGATCGTGATCTGGATCTGCCTGCTCATCGCCGGCACCTCCAACGCGGTCAACCTCACCGACGGCCTGGACGGCCTGGCCACCGGCGCCACCGTGCTGACCGCCGGCGCCTTCACCTTCATCGGCGTGTGGCAGTACTCGCAGAGCTGCGCCAACGTCGTCACCGCCGGCCCGGACTGCTACGAGGTCCGCGACCCGCTCGACCTGGCGATCATCGCCGCCGCCCTGATGGGCGCCTGCGCCGGCTTCCTGTGGTGGAACACCTCGCCGGCCAAGATCTTCATGGGGGACACCGGCTCGCTCGCCCTCGGCGGCGCCCTGGTGGCGCTGGCCATCCTCACCCGCACCGAGCTGCTGCTGGTGGTCACCGGCTTCCTGTTCGTGCTGATCACCCTCTCGGTGATCATCCAGGTCGCGTCCTTCCGCACCACCGGACGCCGGGTGTTCAAGATGGCGCCACTGCAGCACCACTTCGAACTCATGGGCTGGAGCGAGGTCCTGGTCGTGGTCCGCTTCTGGATCATCCAGGGCATCGGGGTGGCGGTCGGCCTCGGCATCTTCTACGCCGGGTGGGCGGCCCGATGA